The Dyella sp. 2HG41-7 sequence CGGCGGCTTCGCGGCTGCCTTGGTCCGGCGCTTTGAGGATGGCTTCGAGATCCGCTTCGAAAGCGTGCGGGCCGAACGAAAACAGCAGCACCGCAAGCGCAAAGATCAGTTGCAGCAGATCCGGCAACGGCAGATGCCGCAACATCCAGATCACCAAGGCACAGACCACCACCGGCACGAACACCGCCAGCGTCACGCGACCGGCGCCGTTGGTGTCGGCCAGCTGATTCACCCAACGCCGAAAGCCCGCATCGCCGCGCCAGTGCGCGAGCTGCGGCTGCACATGCAGCAAACCCAAAGCGATAAGCGCGGCAAGCAGGCGAATGGCCATGAAAACGGACTCCCTTGGATGACCGCATTGTAAGCGAGGGATGCGGCCCGTTCACAAACCCGCGGCGACTGTCAGCGCGCGATCAGCGCATCCAGATCCAAGCCGGCACGTTCGCGCAGCCAGTGCGAAAGCAATTGATAGGAGACCGACAGTTGGGTCGGTGCAGTGAGACTGCCGTCGGCAAGGCCGTCGATAATTTGCTGCGGCGTAAACCAGCGCGCGTCTTCCAGTTCGCCGTCGCGCAGCCGAATGGTGGGGGAGAGAGCGGTGGCAGTGAAGCCGACCATCAACGATGCCGGCATCGGCCACGGCTGGGAGGAGTGATAGTGCACGTCGCCCACGATCACGCCGGATTCTTCGGCTACCTCGCGCCGCACCGCATCTTCCAGCGCTTCGCCCGGTTCGACGAAACCGGCCAGCGTGGAGTAGCGCCCGGGCGGCCAGCTTGCCTGGCGTCCGAGCAGGCATGCGCCTTGGTATTCGACGATGACGATGATCGCCGCATCGGTGCGCGGAAAATGCAAACGACCGCACGTCGGATTCGTACATTGCGCGCGATGGCCGGACGAAACGAGCGTCAGCGGCGAACCGCAGCGCGCGCAAAAACGCGTTTCCCGCTGCCAATGCGCGAGGCCTTTGGCGTAGGCGAACAATCCGGCTTCATCCGCCGCAAGGCGAAGTCCGGCTTCGCGCAAACCCATGCGGCGCGCATTGAACGCGGATTCCAAGGCGGCGACATCGTCGCTTTCGTCGAGCAGCAGCATGAAGTGCGGCTGGCCGTCCGCGATGCCGAGCAAACTCCAGGACGCATGCGCCAGCAATTGTTCACGCTCGCGCGCATCCAGCCAGCGCAGCACTTCGTGTTCTTTGTGCAAAAACGCATCGCCGGCCGCATCGAGCAGCAAGTAACGCGCGTCGGGAGAACCGGCCTTGGTCGACACCCACTCGGCGACGTCGCGCTGTTCGGCGACGCGGTCGAGAATCTGGCTGAGTCCGGCGAACGTGTTGAGCTTCGTCGCAATCATCCGGACCCG is a genomic window containing:
- the nudC gene encoding NAD(+) diphosphatase, producing the protein MIATKLNTFAGLSQILDRVAEQRDVAEWVSTKAGSPDARYLLLDAAGDAFLHKEHEVLRWLDAREREQLLAHASWSLLGIADGQPHFMLLLDESDDVAALESAFNARRMGLREAGLRLAADEAGLFAYAKGLAHWQRETRFCARCGSPLTLVSSGHRAQCTNPTCGRLHFPRTDAAIIVIVEYQGACLLGRQASWPPGRYSTLAGFVEPGEALEDAVRREVAEESGVIVGDVHYHSSQPWPMPASLMVGFTATALSPTIRLRDGELEDARWFTPQQIIDGLADGSLTAPTQLSVSYQLLSHWLRERAGLDLDALIAR